A single Brassica rapa cultivar Chiifu-401-42 unplaced genomic scaffold, CAAS_Brap_v3.01 Scaffold0207, whole genome shotgun sequence DNA region contains:
- the LOC117129858 gene encoding uncharacterized protein LOC117129858 — MKEREARAHVSDGAGPSNRGAEGEGREGDGKALVTYSATPNIRGNDQDFIRRSEMDALIKMLKENGNIHGYSFGASMIARTINTTPYVTDIARMNSIKSSDNARAEYTFDRNARMYHELKAFRSPLNLCHTASNITKPLIVDSGASHHMISDTNLIKDIEPTNGHVMIANGDKIPIRGIGNLKLFDKNSRDFYMPDFTSNLLSVKKCTTDLNCNVIFSPNDVKFQDIESSQMIGKGITKGELYLLEELEPVSNHKCSFTSASSLNKNALWHARLGHPHGRALNLMLPGGYKCYDPDARRVLVSREVKFVETKGYYEEKKWEDLKDLSQAPSNKATILRVLLEKLGIGEQEQNQEDSGHHNQEDGAQSSRDEQGQSTGSDESVAQSTGSDESVAQSTGSEESGAQSSEGVQQEAQEEEQAQEAMGSEEDDETFMRRNKMLQEAITKQVMDAMVKLLEEKYDQRPIDGQGQASGQRRE, encoded by the exons atgaaggaaagggaggcaaGGGCGCATGTATCCGATGGAGCAGGACCAtctaaccgtggagctgaaggagagggacgtgagggtgatggcaaggcactggtgacatactcagCAACTCCTAACATCCGcggcaatgatcaggacttcataaggagatccgagatggatgcactcatcaaaatgctcaaggagaatggtaacattcatgggtactcTTTTGGTGCATCAATGATAGCTAGGACTATAAATACTACTCCATACGTTACTGACATTGCTAGGATGAATAGCATTAAGAGTAGTGACAATGCTAGAGCCGAGTACAcctttgatagaaatgctaggatgtatCATGAGCTTAAAGCATTTAGATCACCTTTGAACCTTTGTCACACTGCTAGCAACATAACTAagccattaattgttgattctggtgcatctcatcacatgattagtgatacaaacctcattaaagatatagaaccaactAATGGACATG ttatgattgcaaatggagataagatacctattagaggaataggaaacttgaaattgtttgacaaaaactcTAGAGATTTCTATATGCCTGATTTCACATCCaacttgttatctgtcaagaagtgcacaactgatttgaattgcaatgttatattcagtcctaatgatgtgaagtttcaggatattgagagcagccaaatgattggaaaaggaatcactaaaggagagttgtatttgcttgaagaacttgaacctgtttccaatcacaaatgctcatttacttctgcttctagtttaaataaaaatgcattgtggcatgctagattaggacatccccaTGGTAGggctttgaacttgatgttaccaggt gggtacaagtgctatgatcctgatgCAAGGAGAGTGTTGGTATCTAGAGAGGTGAAGTTTGTTGAGacaaaagggtattatgaagaaaagaagtGGGAGGATCTGAAGGATTTATCTCAAGCTCCCTCTAataaggcaacaatactgagagtgttgttggagaagtTAGGGATAG gtgagcaagagcaaaaccaagaaGATTCAGGTCATCATAATCAAGAGGATGGTGCTCAGTCTAGTAGAGATGAGCAAGGACAGTCTACTGGTTCAGATGAGAGTGTGGCTCAGTCTACTGGTTCAGATGAGAGTGTGGCTCAATCTACTGGTTCAGAGGAGAGTGGAGCTCAGTCTAGTGAAGGTGTGCAGCAagaagcacaagaagaagaacaagctCAG GAAGCAATGGGATCTGAGGAGGACGATGAAACTTTTATGAGAAGGAACAAAATGTTacaagaagcaatcaccaaacaagtaaTGGATGCGATGGTGAAGTTGCTGGAAGAGAAGTATGATCAGAGACCAATTGATGGGCAAGGACAAGCATCTGGCCAGAGACGTGAGTaa